One genomic segment of Nocardia spumae includes these proteins:
- the sufB gene encoding Fe-S cluster assembly protein SufB, giving the protein MTSTTTASRESDAPQNQPLTQEETIASLGTYGYGWADSDAAGASAKRGLSEDVVRDISAKKNEPEWMLDARLKALRIFDRKPMPSWGSNLEGIDFDNIKYFVRSTEKQAESWEDLPEDIKNTYDKLGIPEAEKQRLVAGVAAQYESEVVYHQIREDLEAQGVIFLDTDTGLKEHPEIFQKYFGSVIPAGDNKFSALNTAVWSGGSFIYVPPGVHVDIPLQAYFRINTENMGQFERTLIIVDEGAYVHYVEGCTAPIYKSDSLHSAVVEIIVKKGGRCRYTTIQNWSNNVYNLVTKRAKAEAGATMEWIDGNIGSKVTMKYPAVWMTGEYAKGEVLSVAFAGEGQHQDTGSKMLHLAPNTSSNIVSKSVARGGGRASYRGLVQVNKGAHGSRSTVKCDALLVDTISRSDTYPYVDIREDDVTMGHEATVSKVSDDQLFYLMSRGLTEDEAMAMVVRGFVEPIAKELPMEYALELNRLIELQMEGAVG; this is encoded by the coding sequence ATGACGTCGACCACCACGGCGAGCCGTGAATCCGATGCGCCCCAGAATCAGCCGCTGACCCAAGAGGAGACCATCGCCTCGCTGGGGACCTACGGCTACGGGTGGGCGGATTCGGATGCTGCCGGCGCCAGCGCCAAGCGCGGCCTGTCCGAGGATGTCGTGCGCGATATCTCGGCGAAGAAGAACGAGCCCGAGTGGATGCTCGACGCCCGCCTGAAGGCGCTGCGGATCTTCGATCGCAAGCCGATGCCGAGCTGGGGTTCCAATCTCGAGGGTATCGACTTCGACAACATCAAGTACTTCGTGCGCTCGACCGAGAAGCAGGCGGAGAGCTGGGAAGATCTGCCCGAGGACATCAAGAACACCTACGACAAGCTGGGGATCCCGGAGGCGGAGAAGCAGCGTCTGGTCGCCGGTGTGGCCGCGCAGTACGAGTCCGAGGTGGTCTACCACCAGATCCGCGAGGATCTCGAGGCCCAGGGCGTGATCTTCCTCGACACCGATACCGGTCTCAAGGAGCACCCGGAGATCTTCCAGAAGTACTTCGGCTCGGTGATTCCGGCCGGTGACAACAAGTTCTCCGCGCTCAACACCGCGGTGTGGTCGGGCGGTTCGTTCATCTACGTGCCGCCGGGCGTGCACGTCGACATTCCGCTGCAGGCCTACTTCCGGATCAATACCGAGAACATGGGCCAGTTCGAGCGGACGCTGATCATCGTCGACGAGGGCGCCTACGTGCACTACGTCGAGGGTTGCACCGCCCCGATCTACAAGTCCGACTCGCTGCACTCGGCGGTCGTGGAGATCATCGTCAAGAAGGGCGGCCGCTGCCGCTACACCACCATCCAGAACTGGTCGAACAACGTCTACAACCTGGTCACCAAGCGGGCCAAGGCGGAGGCGGGAGCGACCATGGAGTGGATCGACGGCAATATCGGCTCCAAGGTCACCATGAAGTACCCCGCGGTCTGGATGACCGGCGAGTACGCCAAGGGCGAGGTGCTGTCGGTGGCGTTCGCGGGCGAGGGCCAGCACCAGGACACCGGTTCGAAGATGCTGCACCTGGCGCCGAACACCTCGTCGAACATCGTGTCGAAGTCGGTGGCGCGCGGCGGTGGCCGGGCGTCCTACCGCGGCCTGGTCCAGGTCAACAAGGGCGCGCACGGGTCGAGGTCGACGGTGAAATGCGATGCGCTGCTGGTGGATACGATCAGCCGCTCCGACACCTACCCCTACGTCGACATCCGCGAGGACGACGTGACGATGGGGCATGAGGCCACCGTCTCGAAGGTCTCCGACGACCAGCTGTTCTACCTGATGAGCCGCGGTCTCACCGAGGACGAGGCGATGGCGATGGTGGTGCGTGGCTTCGTCGAGCCCATCGCCAAGGAACTGCCCATGGAATACGCCCTCGAACTCAACCGGCTCATCGAGCTGCAGATGGAAGGAGCGGTCGGCTAG
- a CDS encoding helix-turn-helix transcriptional regulator, which yields MGLRENEVNTGRRQDARSSAAPAAGEGHTRAAVVRLLLEEGPITATAIGRRLGLSPAGVRRHLDALIESGEARAMRSAPWQQQGRGRPAKQFQLTAAGRGRLGHAYDDLAGAAMRQLREIGGETAIMDFARRRVGVIVAGIDRLAQHTPAATADKAGEIAEAFSDAGFAATTREVGSGVQICQHHCPVSHVAEEFPELCAAELEAFRELLGTHVQRLATIANGDCACTTHVPLSVPPTSTASTSTAQPAPRTVAQPATAARNDSGRSAE from the coding sequence GTGGGTTTGCGGGAGAACGAGGTGAATACCGGGCGTCGGCAGGACGCGCGGTCTTCGGCCGCGCCCGCCGCCGGCGAGGGGCATACACGCGCTGCCGTCGTGCGGCTGCTGCTGGAGGAGGGGCCGATCACCGCGACCGCGATCGGTCGCCGATTGGGCCTGAGTCCGGCCGGTGTGCGCCGCCATCTGGACGCGCTGATCGAGTCCGGCGAGGCTCGGGCCATGCGTTCGGCGCCGTGGCAGCAGCAGGGTCGCGGCCGTCCCGCCAAGCAGTTCCAGCTGACCGCCGCCGGTCGAGGCCGGCTCGGGCACGCCTACGACGATCTGGCCGGCGCCGCCATGCGGCAGCTGCGTGAAATCGGCGGTGAAACGGCGATCATGGATTTCGCCCGTCGCCGCGTCGGCGTGATCGTCGCCGGTATCGACCGCCTCGCCCAGCACACTCCGGCGGCGACGGCGGACAAGGCCGGTGAGATCGCCGAGGCGTTCAGTGATGCCGGATTCGCGGCCACCACCCGCGAAGTCGGCTCCGGAGTGCAGATATGCCAGCATCACTGCCCGGTGTCGCATGTGGCCGAGGAGTTCCCGGAACTGTGCGCCGCCGAGCTCGAGGCGTTTCGCGAGTTGCTGGGCACCCACGTGCAGCGACTGGCCACCATCGCCAACGGTGACTGCGCCTGCACCACCCACGTCCCCCTGTCCGTTCCCCCTACGAGCACCGCCTCTACGAGCACCGCTCAGCCCGCACCCCGCACCGTTGCACAGCCCGCAACGGCCGCTCGAAACGACTCCGGAAGGAGTGCCGAATGA